Proteins encoded by one window of Bacillota bacterium:
- a CDS encoding Na/Pi cotransporter family protein, with translation MGLMGEGLQRAAGDRMRKILETLTKLPVMGVLTGALVTGVIQSSSATTVMVVGFVNAGLMSLKQAISIIMGANIGTTITAQLIAFKLSDYLFLIIALGFALYFFSKKRLWRYAGQVVLGFGILFLGLEVMQAAVTPLKESRAFASLITSFGRYPLLGVLAGMAMTVIIQSSSATIGMLIAMANQGLVPFDVAIPVLFGDNIGTCITAVLASIGTSLNARRSALAHVLFNVIGTVIFLTFLPWFKAFVTLISPDVPARLIANAHTSFNTLNTMIMLPLINHFARFITWLLPGEDRELRRGPIYLDERMLESPAVALSLATREIIRMADLAAETLEDAMQGFFEKDQKRLERAFEQEKVVDQLERAITVYMAKLAQRNLTPEQSKRHTGLLHAVNDIERVGDHSENIAELALVRIDENLPFSEYAIGELQEMYDLVSGTFRRAVEALRRNNLEKARAVIASEPRIDAMEKELRKNHLVRLNKGICYPTSGVVFLDIISNLERVGDHANNIAQVVLDDF, from the coding sequence ATGGGCCTCATGGGGGAGGGGCTCCAGAGGGCCGCAGGGGACAGGATGCGGAAGATCCTTGAGACCCTCACGAAGCTTCCGGTAATGGGGGTGCTCACGGGGGCGCTGGTAACCGGCGTCATCCAGAGCAGCAGCGCCACCACCGTCATGGTCGTCGGCTTCGTGAACGCCGGGCTGATGAGCCTCAAGCAGGCGATCAGCATCATCATGGGGGCGAACATCGGGACCACCATCACCGCCCAGCTGATCGCCTTCAAGCTGAGCGACTACCTTTTTCTCATCATCGCCCTCGGCTTCGCCCTCTACTTCTTCTCAAAAAAGCGCCTCTGGCGCTACGCCGGCCAGGTGGTGCTCGGGTTCGGCATCCTCTTTTTGGGCCTGGAGGTCATGCAGGCGGCAGTAACCCCCTTAAAAGAAAGCCGGGCCTTCGCAAGCCTCATCACGAGCTTCGGCCGCTACCCGCTCTTAGGAGTGCTCGCCGGAATGGCGATGACCGTGATCATTCAGAGCAGCAGCGCCACGATCGGGATGCTGATCGCGATGGCAAACCAGGGGCTCGTCCCCTTTGATGTTGCCATCCCGGTGCTCTTCGGGGACAACATCGGCACCTGCATCACCGCGGTGCTGGCGAGCATCGGCACCAGCCTCAACGCCAGGCGGTCCGCCCTCGCCCACGTCCTCTTCAACGTCATCGGAACGGTGATCTTCCTCACCTTTCTCCCCTGGTTCAAGGCATTCGTCACCCTCATCTCCCCGGACGTACCGGCGCGCCTCATCGCCAACGCCCACACCTCCTTCAACACCCTGAACACCATGATCATGCTCCCCCTCATCAACCACTTCGCCCGCTTCATCACATGGCTGCTCCCAGGGGAGGACAGGGAGCTGAGGAGGGGGCCGATCTACCTGGACGAGCGGATGCTGGAGTCCCCGGCGGTGGCCCTGTCTCTTGCCACCAGGGAGATCATCCGAATGGCCGACCTCGCCGCGGAAACCCTGGAGGACGCCATGCAGGGGTTCTTCGAGAAGGACCAGAAGCGCCTGGAGAGGGCCTTCGAGCAGGAGAAGGTGGTCGACCAGCTGGAGAGGGCGATCACCGTCTACATGGCAAAGCTGGCGCAGCGGAACCTCACCCCCGAGCAGTCGAAGAGGCACACCGGGCTGCTGCATGCGGTGAACGACATCGAGCGGGTGGGCGACCACTCCGAAAACATCGCCGAGCTCGCCCTGGTGAGGATCGACGAGAACCTCCCCTTCAGCGAATACGCCATCGGGGAGCTGCAGGAGATGTACGACCTCGTTTCCGGCACCTTCCGGCGCGCCGTGGAGGCGCTCCGGCGGAACAACCTGGAAAAGGCGCGGGCGGTCATCGCAAGCGAGCCGCGCATCGACGCCATGGAGAAGGAGCTGCGGAAGAACCACCTCGTGCGGCTCAACAAGGGGATCTGCTACCCCACCTCGGGGGTCGTCTTCCTCGACATCATCAGCAACCTCGAGCGGGTGGGAGACCACGCCAACAACATCGCCCAGGTGGTGCTGGACGACTTCTAG
- a CDS encoding TolC family protein, whose translation MRQIIALLLAILFAFGGAVPGAWAKEPARPEISLNEAIAKALAQSERVKKAEKEVDRTEALRDYAADQLDYTPVMPAGNPMIEAAWAELLAADLTWQSSKKNLTAEQDAVALDACKKYWDVLQAQEKVKAAEAALASARRQLQNARAGYQAGTLPLAALIGAEAQYRRAEAALVSARNDLDKAYTALNQAIGLWPEDRPVLTTSLEFHPLEVSSLDYEVTKVLENCPQVWLAEQGVRLKQYYQDIMFYKGIVYGTFSYKPYEARKVEVEQAELDAASTKKLFDLITRQLYYSVKSLEEAYAGAQEGVRAAEEALRVARLKLDVGMATAADVAAAEQALADAKKAAFELACQHAYMKLAFGKPWAYLSSLSSSSSAGTGAAG comes from the coding sequence CTGCGGCAGATCATTGCTCTTCTGCTCGCCATTCTGTTCGCTTTCGGGGGCGCGGTCCCTGGGGCTTGGGCGAAGGAGCCCGCCCGGCCCGAGATCTCGCTCAACGAGGCGATAGCGAAGGCGCTCGCCCAGAGCGAGAGGGTGAAAAAGGCGGAAAAAGAGGTCGACCGCACCGAAGCCTTGAGAGACTATGCTGCTGACCAGCTTGACTACACGCCGGTGATGCCGGCGGGCAACCCAATGATCGAGGCGGCGTGGGCGGAATTGCTTGCGGCCGACCTCACCTGGCAGTCGAGCAAAAAGAACCTCACCGCGGAGCAGGACGCAGTCGCCCTTGATGCCTGCAAGAAGTACTGGGACGTGCTCCAGGCCCAGGAGAAGGTTAAGGCGGCGGAAGCGGCGCTGGCCAGCGCCCGGCGGCAGCTGCAAAACGCGCGGGCGGGATACCAGGCCGGGACGCTGCCCCTGGCGGCGCTCATCGGCGCAGAGGCGCAGTACCGCAGGGCGGAGGCCGCGCTTGTGAGCGCGCGGAACGACTTAGACAAGGCCTACACCGCCCTGAACCAGGCCATCGGCCTCTGGCCCGAGGACCGGCCGGTGCTCACCACATCCCTCGAGTTTCATCCGCTGGAGGTCTCTAGCCTCGACTACGAGGTGACGAAGGTCCTTGAGAACTGCCCCCAGGTCTGGCTCGCGGAGCAGGGCGTGCGGTTAAAGCAGTATTACCAGGACATTATGTTTTATAAGGGGATTGTATACGGCACCTTTTCCTACAAGCCCTACGAGGCTCGAAAAGTAGAGGTCGAGCAGGCCGAGCTCGACGCCGCCAGCACGAAGAAGCTCTTCGACCTGATCACGCGCCAGCTCTACTACAGCGTGAAGAGCCTCGAGGAGGCCTACGCCGGGGCGCAGGAGGGGGTGCGGGCGGCGGAAGAAGCCCTGCGGGTGGCCCGTCTCAAGCTCGACGTGGGCATGGCCACGGCGGCGGACGTGGCGGCGGCAGAGCAGGCGCTGGCTGACGCGAAGAAGGCGGCTTTTGAACTCGCCTGCCAGCACGCCTACATGAAGCTCGCCTTCGGCAAGCCCTGGGCCTACCTGAGTTCGCTTTCGTCATCTTCTTCGGCCGGCACAGGGGCTGCCGGATAG
- a CDS encoding type II toxin-antitoxin system HicB family antitoxin gives MSKSLDYYLSLPYKVVLYPAEEGGFVAEIPELPGCVSQGETVEEAWRMVHDAKRAWLETALEEGIPVPEPASDRYSGRLVLRMPKSLHRRIAELAKQENVSLNQYIVYQLARVTGLNS, from the coding sequence ATGAGTAAATCTCTTGATTATTACCTCAGCCTCCCTTATAAAGTTGTTCTGTATCCCGCAGAGGAAGGAGGCTTTGTAGCCGAAATTCCCGAATTGCCCGGCTGCGTTTCCCAAGGCGAAACTGTCGAGGAAGCCTGGAGGATGGTCCATGACGCGAAGCGCGCCTGGCTTGAAACGGCACTGGAAGAAGGTATCCCCGTTCCGGAACCAGCGTCGGACAGGTACTCGGGGCGCTTAGTGTTGCGCATGCCGAAGTCGTTGCACCGCCGCATCGCGGAACTGGCAAAACAAGAGAATGTCAGCCTGAACCAGTACATCGTCTATCAGCTGGCGCGGGTAACAGGCTTGAATTCTTAA
- a CDS encoding type II toxin-antitoxin system HicA family toxin translates to MSALRKLYERIKNNPNQVRFDELRKLLLRAGFKERQPGKGSSHYTYVKGGKLVTVPKHSKPVKAAYVKQVIKALEGELPDE, encoded by the coding sequence TTGAGCGCTCTGAGAAAACTCTATGAGAGAATCAAGAACAACCCGAACCAGGTTCGCTTTGACGAACTGCGGAAATTGCTGCTTCGTGCCGGGTTTAAAGAGCGCCAACCGGGCAAGGGTTCGAGCCACTATACTTATGTCAAAGGCGGAAAGCTGGTTACGGTCCCGAAGCATTCCAAGCCGGTCAAAGCCGCCTACGTCAAACAGGTAATCAAGGCCCTGGAAGGAGAGTTGCCAGATGAGTAA
- a CDS encoding HEPN domain-containing protein translates to MASLPPEEEWFLQANYDLNAAKAMLRSKRYIYAVFLCHLALEKALKGLVAAKTGEPPPRTHNLILLVKLAKPNLTHEQLTFLAALNTASIATRYPQELAQALKHYDR, encoded by the coding sequence ATGGCCAGTTTGCCCCCGGAAGAAGAGTGGTTCCTGCAGGCCAACTATGACCTTAATGCCGCAAAAGCAATGCTTCGCAGCAAAAGATACATCTACGCCGTATTTCTATGTCACCTGGCATTGGAAAAAGCCCTCAAGGGGCTCGTCGCAGCAAAAACCGGAGAGCCTCCACCTCGTACACACAACCTGATTCTGCTTGTAAAACTGGCGAAGCCAAACCTGACTCACGAACAGCTTACCTTTCTGGCTGCTCTGAACACGGCAAGCATTGCAACGCGCTACCCGCAAGAGCTGGCTCAGGCACTGAAACACTACGACCGGTAG
- a CDS encoding nucleotidyltransferase domain-containing protein has product MPASRSEVEKIIRRFRSILKAKGINPERIILFGSHVNGTPSEYSDIDLVVISRDFSRLTFEKRCAILGEAVAETMEPIEPLAYTPEEFEKLPPLSVIAALVRDPARHIEL; this is encoded by the coding sequence ATGCCTGCATCAAGATCCGAGGTTGAAAAAATAATCAGGCGTTTCCGGAGCATCCTCAAGGCAAAAGGGATTAATCCAGAACGGATAATTCTTTTCGGTTCCCATGTCAATGGCACCCCTTCAGAATACAGCGACATCGACCTTGTGGTGATTTCCCGCGATTTTTCCAGACTCACCTTCGAAAAAAGGTGCGCGATCCTTGGTGAAGCGGTGGCAGAAACGATGGAGCCCATCGAACCTCTCGCTTACACCCCGGAGGAGTTCGAAAAGCTGCCACCTCTGAGCGTCATTGCCGCCCTGGTTCGCGACCCCGCCCGGCACATTGAACTCTAA